The following coding sequences lie in one Syntrophorhabdaceae bacterium genomic window:
- a CDS encoding YtxH domain-containing protein — protein MRTEESSSGMGSGLSFLMGAAIGAGVALLVAPKSGRETREKLKAMAGDAKEKTGKYYDDMKGGVSEAAQKAQTYYEAGKESMKSAAEAGAETLKKNLSDRGEPSGQI, from the coding sequence GTGAGAACAGAAGAGAGTAGCTCAGGCATGGGATCAGGTTTGTCTTTTCTTATGGGAGCCGCCATCGGCGCCGGAGTCGCGCTGCTTGTGGCGCCGAAGTCCGGTCGGGAGACAAGGGAGAAGCTGAAAGCAATGGCGGGGGATGCGAAGGAGAAGACAGGAAAATACTATGATGATATGAAAGGCGGGGTATCTGAAGCAGCGCAGAAGGCACAGACATATTATGAAGCAGGCAAAGAGTCTATGAAGTCGGCGGCCGAAGCAGGGGCCGAGACCCTGAAGAAGAATCTTTCGGACCGCGGGGAGCCGTCAGGTCAGATATGA
- a CDS encoding zinc-dependent alcohol dehydrogenase, giving the protein MKALVYRGAYDVRIEDKPDPKIEHPEDAILKVTTTAICGSDLHLYHGSVEGMEPGQTLGHEFMGIIQEVGPEVHEVKGGDRVVIPFNISCGRCRFCRHQLWSQCDRSNPNGEVGAAFGYTQKLGGFDGGQAEYVRVPYANTGPLLVPEGLTDEQVIFLSDIFPTGYFGADIANVQPGDDVTVFGAGPVGYFAVLSAFLRGAARVFSVDREPDRLAKTGALGAEVINFSKTDPVEFVHDATKGAGTVCIDAVGYEAVGHRQSPQVKKPAYEGQNPVQIFMWIAKVARKFSTVGVPGVYLGAYDQFPFGDLFNREIQIRMGQCPVKNYNEQLLHLIETGRCDTTKIISHCVKLQEAPQAYEMFDKKANGATKVIMKP; this is encoded by the coding sequence ATGAAAGCATTAGTCTATCGTGGCGCCTATGACGTCAGGATTGAAGATAAACCCGACCCGAAAATAGAACATCCTGAAGATGCAATATTAAAGGTAACCACCACGGCCATCTGCGGGTCCGATCTCCATCTCTATCACGGGAGCGTGGAGGGAATGGAGCCCGGCCAAACCCTCGGCCATGAATTTATGGGCATCATTCAGGAAGTGGGGCCGGAGGTCCACGAGGTAAAGGGGGGAGACAGGGTCGTCATTCCCTTCAATATCAGTTGCGGACGCTGCCGGTTCTGTCGCCACCAGTTATGGTCCCAATGCGATAGGTCGAATCCCAACGGTGAAGTGGGGGCGGCCTTCGGCTATACCCAGAAGCTCGGGGGGTTCGATGGAGGACAGGCGGAATATGTCCGGGTGCCCTATGCCAATACGGGTCCCCTGCTCGTGCCCGAGGGGCTGACCGACGAGCAGGTGATCTTTCTTTCCGATATCTTCCCCACCGGTTATTTCGGGGCCGATATTGCAAACGTTCAACCCGGAGATGACGTGACCGTTTTCGGGGCCGGTCCCGTCGGTTATTTTGCGGTATTGAGCGCCTTCCTGCGCGGAGCCGCCCGGGTCTTCTCTGTTGACCGTGAGCCCGACAGACTCGCGAAAACAGGCGCCCTCGGTGCCGAAGTAATCAATTTCAGCAAAACCGATCCCGTGGAATTCGTTCACGATGCGACCAAAGGCGCCGGCACGGTCTGCATAGATGCGGTAGGTTATGAGGCGGTCGGACACCGGCAATCGCCGCAGGTCAAGAAGCCCGCCTACGAGGGGCAAAATCCCGTGCAGATATTCATGTGGATTGCAAAGGTGGCCCGAAAATTCTCCACCGTCGGAGTCCCGGGTGTTTATCTCGGCGCCTACGACCAGTTCCCGTTTGGCGACCTCTTTAACCGGGAGATCCAGATACGGATGGGCCAGTGTCCCGTGAAGAATTACAACGAGCAGCTGCTCCATCTGATCGAGACCGGCCGTTGCGACACGACGAAGATAATAAGTCACTGCGTCAAGCTCCAGGAAGCACCCCAGGCATACGAGATGTTCGATAAAAAAGCGAACGGTGCGACCAAGGTGATAATGAAGCCTTAA
- a CDS encoding PRC-barrel domain-containing protein: protein MAKYRGVLSCSTLAGDAVRNQAGEDLGNVEEIMINLETGTVAYVVLSFGGILGVGDKLFAVPWKAFSISEEEHKFILDVPRERLENAPGFDKDNWPDTSDPMWNTNTESYWQKAM from the coding sequence ATGGCAAAATACAGAGGAGTGCTTTCATGTTCCACTCTGGCGGGAGATGCAGTAAGAAATCAAGCGGGTGAAGACCTGGGCAATGTCGAAGAGATCATGATCAACCTTGAAACAGGTACCGTTGCCTATGTCGTTCTCAGCTTCGGAGGTATTCTGGGCGTGGGAGACAAGCTGTTCGCGGTCCCTTGGAAAGCCTTCAGTATTTCAGAGGAAGAGCACAAGTTCATACTCGATGTACCCCGGGAGCGGCTTGAAAACGCACCCGGCTTCGATAAAGACAACTGGCCCGATACGAGTGACCCCATGTGGAATACGAATACCGAATCGTACTGGCAAAAGGCGATGTAA